One genomic region from Chthonomonas calidirosea T49 encodes:
- the larB gene encoding nickel pincer cofactor biosynthesis protein LarB, with translation MEPERLLQLLEQVRAGSVSPKEALEQLRFLPFEDVGFARIDHHRALRNGFPEVVYCPNKTVPQIIAIMERVAAHASKVLATRATPEVAAEVRAALPSAVYHEQARMLVLPGAIEVPPPATVGTVLVVSAGTADLPVAEEAAVTVSEMGSPVERLYDVGVAGLHRLLANQRQLYAANVVIVVAGMEGALASVVGGLVARPVIAVPTSVGYGAGFGGLSALLTMLNSCASGVGVVNIDNGFGAGFLAHLINLRGLERQGV, from the coding sequence ATGGAACCCGAAAGACTGCTTCAACTTTTAGAGCAGGTGCGAGCAGGGAGCGTTAGCCCGAAGGAGGCTTTAGAGCAGCTGCGCTTCCTGCCTTTTGAAGATGTGGGTTTTGCTCGCATTGATCACCATCGAGCACTAAGAAACGGTTTCCCTGAGGTGGTCTATTGCCCGAACAAGACGGTGCCCCAGATCATTGCCATCATGGAACGCGTGGCCGCGCATGCCTCTAAAGTATTGGCGACTCGTGCTACACCGGAAGTGGCCGCCGAAGTACGTGCCGCGCTGCCCTCTGCCGTCTATCATGAGCAAGCCAGAATGTTGGTTCTCCCTGGAGCCATAGAGGTACCACCTCCCGCCACGGTTGGCACGGTGCTTGTCGTCTCGGCCGGCACGGCAGACCTGCCTGTCGCCGAGGAGGCCGCGGTGACGGTGTCCGAAATGGGCAGTCCGGTAGAGCGTCTCTATGATGTGGGGGTCGCTGGACTTCATCGGCTGCTGGCCAATCAACGCCAACTGTATGCGGCCAATGTGGTGATTGTGGTGGCCGGCATGGAAGGAGCGCTCGCTTCGGTCGTAGGGGGGTTGGTGGCACGTCCTGTTATCGCCGTGCCCACGAGTGTGGGATATGGAGCCGGTTTTGGTGGTCTCTCTGCCCTACTCACCATGCTCAACTCCTGTGCTAGCGGGGTTGGTGTGGTGAATATTGATAACGGATTCGGTGCCGGCTTTCTGGCGCATCTTATCAACCTGCGAGGTTTGGAGCGCCAAGGCGTGTGA
- a CDS encoding LolA family protein translates to MQKSFQKWLIGGLAASGLVLCISSRAQTATQILNRVIQRYTALHSYEASYLMTEQVGQMGQLQLKMTLKSIPKERKVYVVTEPTGSGTGQLAMGAAFAQTESVSDGKDVYIYYKALNSYMKRSLQDTTTQFGGLGQFAGGIVDINQLKKLGAKLKLLPSSSFAGHPTYVILMTLHAPQPGVPPVSTKIYIDKATYKVLGSVSLVQAQGLAVTTTMKLLSEKLNPDLPESIFHFTPPPGAKEVQGMPGMTTVGPPQIGAPPQNTKP, encoded by the coding sequence ATGCAAAAGAGTTTTCAAAAGTGGTTGATCGGTGGCCTTGCAGCCTCTGGCCTAGTGCTTTGCATTTCCTCTAGGGCGCAGACAGCAACACAGATTCTCAACAGAGTCATCCAACGTTATACGGCTTTGCACTCCTACGAGGCTAGTTATCTCATGACAGAGCAGGTTGGCCAAATGGGACAATTGCAATTGAAAATGACCCTGAAGTCTATTCCAAAAGAGCGTAAGGTGTATGTGGTGACTGAGCCGACCGGTTCCGGTACCGGCCAGCTCGCAATGGGAGCTGCATTTGCACAAACGGAAAGCGTGTCGGACGGAAAAGATGTCTATATATACTACAAGGCGTTGAATAGCTATATGAAAAGATCGTTGCAGGACACCACTACGCAGTTCGGAGGGCTCGGCCAGTTTGCAGGTGGCATAGTAGACATCAATCAGCTAAAAAAGCTCGGCGCCAAGCTGAAACTGCTGCCATCGAGCTCTTTTGCGGGCCATCCCACTTACGTCATTCTTATGACCCTGCATGCTCCACAGCCCGGCGTGCCTCCGGTATCTACCAAAATCTACATAGATAAGGCCACCTATAAGGTTCTGGGGTCCGTTAGCCTCGTCCAAGCACAAGGATTAGCTGTGACAACAACAATGAAGCTGTTAAGCGAAAAGCTGAATCCCGATTTGCCCGAAAGCATTTTTCACTTCACACCGCCTCCAGGCGCTAAAGAGGTGCAAGGGATGCCCGGAATGACAACCGTAGGGCCGCCGCAGATAGGGGCACCTCCCCAAAATACGAAACCATAA
- the larE gene encoding ATP-dependent sacrificial sulfur transferase LarE codes for MTQTTEERIEKGLSPELAGKYEHLRRILRDMRQVVVGYSGGVDSTLVLKVAYDELGHGALAVVGNSEAFPEGEVEEAVKIAQQIGVEVVLITTHELSNPHFAVNNPNRCYHCKTELYTELRKVADARGIHWIADGSHAEDGRPGDHRPGMIAAEERGVRSPLREAGFTKSDIRALARHLGLPNWDKPSFACLSSRFPYGTRITPELLARVDGCEKFLRSLGFRQFRVRHHDTIARIEVEPHEMMRVLEHREAILARFRELGYTYVTLDIEGYRQGKMNDTLNPSLIGRETITVRSRS; via the coding sequence ATGACACAAACTACGGAAGAGCGAATAGAGAAAGGGTTGAGCCCTGAGCTCGCTGGTAAATATGAGCACTTGAGGCGTATTCTTCGTGATATGCGGCAGGTCGTGGTGGGCTACTCAGGGGGGGTGGATAGCACTTTGGTGTTGAAGGTGGCCTACGATGAGTTGGGGCATGGTGCGCTGGCAGTTGTTGGGAACTCAGAGGCCTTCCCAGAAGGTGAGGTGGAGGAGGCCGTAAAGATAGCGCAACAGATTGGAGTGGAAGTTGTTCTTATTACGACCCATGAACTGTCCAACCCCCATTTCGCTGTGAACAATCCCAACCGGTGCTACCACTGTAAAACGGAGCTATATACCGAGCTCCGCAAAGTGGCCGATGCCAGAGGCATTCATTGGATAGCCGACGGCAGTCATGCGGAGGATGGGCGCCCCGGCGACCATCGGCCAGGAATGATTGCGGCCGAAGAGCGCGGGGTGCGCAGCCCGTTACGAGAGGCGGGCTTTACGAAGTCCGATATCCGCGCGCTCGCACGCCACCTGGGGCTCCCGAACTGGGACAAACCTTCCTTTGCCTGCCTCTCCTCACGTTTCCCCTACGGCACGCGCATCACGCCGGAGCTTTTGGCACGGGTAGATGGATGTGAAAAGTTTCTGCGATCCTTGGGGTTTCGACAGTTTCGAGTGCGTCACCACGATACGATCGCCCGCATTGAGGTAGAGCCACATGAGATGATGCGCGTGTTGGAGCATCGTGAAGCGATTCTCGCTCGCTTTCGCGAGCTAGGCTATACCTATGTGACCCTCGATATCGAAGGCTATCGGCAGGGAAAGATGAACGACACATTGAACCCCTCCCTGATCGGCCGTGAAACCATTACGGTGCGTTCACGTAGTTAA
- a CDS encoding DUF1559 domain-containing protein, whose amino-acid sequence MRKGFTLIELLVVIAIIAILAAILFPVFARARESARTNSCLSNEKQIGLAFLMYAQDYDETLPSTPFGSCPTCWPWKAWPGSPGAGWDSVFYTPIQPYIKNVQLLQCPSQNTANRWYGSKGLSYMFSEYLQNANYGFSKIAALTAAPAGVAQISMVVEGFASGIYNDWDNGGPEANHNDGMSRLRWLNYNPWVQPHGGPNILYADGHAKFMPQNAIVSYARPSNWKDCRERPVVDPNCNVP is encoded by the coding sequence GTGAGAAAAGGTTTCACCCTCATTGAGCTGCTTGTTGTTATCGCGATTATAGCGATTCTCGCAGCTATTCTGTTTCCCGTGTTCGCTCGCGCACGCGAATCGGCTCGCACAAACAGTTGCTTGAGCAACGAAAAGCAAATCGGTTTGGCTTTCCTGATGTATGCGCAAGACTATGATGAGACGCTGCCGAGCACGCCATTCGGTTCCTGCCCTACATGCTGGCCTTGGAAAGCTTGGCCAGGCTCGCCGGGCGCAGGCTGGGATTCGGTGTTTTATACTCCCATTCAACCCTACATCAAGAATGTACAGCTTCTGCAGTGCCCAAGCCAAAATACAGCGAATCGTTGGTACGGCAGTAAAGGTTTGAGCTACATGTTCAGCGAATACCTTCAAAATGCCAACTATGGTTTCAGCAAAATCGCAGCCTTGACAGCGGCACCTGCTGGTGTTGCTCAGATATCGATGGTCGTAGAGGGGTTCGCTAGCGGCATTTATAACGATTGGGATAACGGCGGCCCCGAAGCCAACCATAACGATGGCATGTCGCGTCTACGGTGGCTTAACTACAACCCTTGGGTTCAGCCGCACGGGGGTCCCAATATCCTGTATGCCGACGGTCATGCGAAGTTTATGCCACAGAACGCCATCGTAAGCTACGCACGCCCCTCCAACTGGAAAGACTGCCGAGAGCGCCCCGTAGTCGATCCGAACTGCAACGTACCCTAG
- a CDS encoding DUF1559 domain-containing protein, which produces MKQEFKWKGFTLIELLVVIAIIAILAAILFPVFAQAREKARTISCASNMKQIELARQMYVQDYDETYPANRIFTPNGQHVTWRAVVMPYIKNEQLWICPSAPWSYNEFSWMKAGNGDDGCLQDGNMTRQDWQNNNWHSLANYADNGNLFDPGGPSLASVQYPATTIDVLETRDFWPDLGTWTIGWNYNANGGSLPFWHNTAGNWAFADGHVKWMKLAATIAPTFMWNPDNDPNEWSNWGGDPCNQGSTGQGAAFVACLLKEIPPAYR; this is translated from the coding sequence ATGAAGCAAGAATTTAAATGGAAAGGATTTACCTTAATTGAGCTGCTTGTAGTTATTGCTATTATAGCAATACTTGCAGCAATTCTGTTCCCGGTCTTTGCTCAAGCCCGCGAAAAGGCAAGGACCATCAGTTGTGCCAGCAATATGAAGCAGATAGAGCTCGCGCGTCAGATGTATGTACAGGACTACGATGAGACCTATCCTGCTAACCGTATCTTCACGCCAAATGGCCAGCATGTTACTTGGCGCGCGGTAGTGATGCCCTACATCAAAAACGAACAGCTGTGGATATGTCCTTCTGCCCCTTGGTCCTATAACGAGTTCTCTTGGATGAAGGCAGGCAATGGCGATGACGGATGTCTTCAAGATGGCAATATGACTCGCCAGGATTGGCAAAACAACAACTGGCATTCGTTGGCCAACTATGCAGATAATGGCAATCTGTTTGATCCAGGTGGTCCCTCTCTGGCTTCTGTTCAATACCCAGCAACGACCATAGATGTCCTTGAAACGCGCGACTTCTGGCCCGATCTTGGCACATGGACGATCGGGTGGAACTATAACGCTAACGGAGGAAGCCTTCCGTTCTGGCACAACACCGCAGGCAACTGGGCCTTTGCCGACGGACATGTTAAATGGATGAAGTTGGCGGCGACAATAGCACCGACCTTTATGTGGAACCCCGATAACGACCCGAACGAGTGGTCCAACTGGGGTGGCGATCCCTGCAATCAGGGTTCGACCGGACAAGGTGCTGCTTTCGTTGCCTGCTTGCTCAAAGAGATTCCTCCGGCCTATCGGTAA
- a CDS encoding putative glycosyl hydrolase gives MRKQQRVYTRREILERSSLGLLGPYLVVRSAAAAPAQKLPYRWVYLQCNLQVDAEVTRLKRILQRTAAAGYNGIVLSDYKFGFLDKVLPVYFQNAQTVLQTARQLGLKVYTTVCPIGYSNELLMNDPNLAEGLPVKEATYRVRGQEAVLEPFAKASLTNGDFQKANGNRLVGWSFQDNPGDSTFADSSVERNGLPSLRIEESKKRNARVMQTVAVAPWRQMRLSVWAKTADFQGGDQVGSVVLGTDGKALTYMQWDFAPNQDWRQYSVVFNTLQNQQINVYMGVWGGRGGRLWFNDARLEEVGLLNVLRRDGCPLEVRGENGQRYREGVDFEPVSDPFLMKSPGDYDIQHEPPPIRLTQQSRITDGERLVVSCYHPVPIYGWEVSCCLTAPKVYTLLRRQLELIQRYFHPDGFFFSHDEMRVANWCQLCQATHKTPGQLLADNVRRCSEMARAVSQQAEQFVWSDMFDPYHNAIADYYLVNGPLTHSWDGLPQQMIIVNWNHDHDKQSLRWFSDRGFKQILAGYYDGTPESIRDWLQDARGVTGVVGVMYTTWQQRFDDLEAFAKAAWG, from the coding sequence ATGAGAAAGCAACAACGCGTCTATACACGACGGGAGATATTAGAGCGCTCTTCTCTAGGGCTGTTAGGGCCTTACCTTGTCGTGCGCTCTGCAGCTGCGGCACCGGCACAAAAACTTCCCTATCGGTGGGTCTATCTTCAGTGCAACTTGCAGGTGGATGCGGAGGTCACACGGCTGAAAAGGATTTTGCAACGCACTGCTGCTGCCGGATATAACGGCATCGTTCTGTCGGATTATAAGTTCGGCTTCTTAGATAAGGTGTTACCGGTCTATTTTCAGAACGCCCAAACGGTGCTGCAGACAGCACGACAACTTGGGCTAAAAGTTTACACCACTGTCTGCCCGATCGGCTATTCTAATGAGCTTTTGATGAACGACCCCAATTTAGCTGAAGGGCTACCGGTGAAAGAGGCGACCTATAGGGTTCGAGGACAGGAGGCTGTTTTGGAGCCCTTTGCAAAGGCATCTCTGACCAATGGGGACTTTCAAAAGGCCAATGGAAACCGTTTGGTGGGGTGGTCTTTTCAGGATAACCCCGGCGATTCCACTTTCGCCGACTCGTCGGTTGAACGTAACGGACTTCCTTCCCTACGCATCGAGGAATCGAAGAAACGCAATGCGCGCGTCATGCAAACCGTTGCGGTGGCCCCTTGGCGGCAGATGCGCCTTTCCGTGTGGGCGAAAACGGCGGATTTTCAGGGGGGCGATCAGGTGGGGAGCGTTGTTTTGGGCACGGATGGGAAAGCGCTTACCTATATGCAGTGGGACTTTGCGCCCAATCAGGATTGGCGTCAATACTCTGTGGTTTTTAACACACTCCAGAATCAGCAGATCAACGTCTATATGGGGGTTTGGGGAGGCCGTGGAGGCCGACTGTGGTTTAACGATGCACGGTTAGAGGAAGTGGGGCTTTTGAACGTTTTAAGGCGAGATGGATGTCCTCTGGAAGTGCGTGGGGAGAACGGACAGCGGTATCGGGAAGGGGTGGACTTTGAACCGGTTTCCGATCCTTTTCTTATGAAATCTCCTGGAGACTACGACATTCAGCATGAGCCGCCTCCTATTCGATTGACCCAGCAGAGCCGCATTACCGATGGAGAGAGGCTTGTTGTAAGTTGCTATCACCCTGTGCCGATCTATGGGTGGGAGGTCTCGTGCTGTCTTACGGCTCCCAAAGTTTACACATTGTTACGGCGTCAATTGGAGCTTATTCAGCGCTATTTTCACCCTGATGGTTTCTTTTTCTCACATGATGAGATGCGGGTTGCAAACTGGTGTCAGCTTTGTCAGGCGACGCATAAGACACCGGGGCAGCTGTTGGCGGACAACGTTCGGCGATGCTCTGAAATGGCACGTGCCGTTAGCCAGCAGGCAGAGCAGTTCGTCTGGTCTGACATGTTCGACCCTTATCATAACGCGATTGCCGACTACTATTTGGTTAATGGGCCCCTAACCCACTCTTGGGATGGGTTGCCTCAACAGATGATAATTGTCAACTGGAACCATGATCACGACAAGCAGAGCCTTCGTTGGTTTAGTGACAGGGGATTTAAGCAGATTTTGGCCGGCTACTATGACGGCACTCCCGAATCGATTCGAGACTGGCTTCAGGATGCTCGTGGGGTAACCGGAGTTGTAGGCGTGATGTATACGACTTGGCAGCAACGCTTCGACGATCTGGAAGCATTTGCCAAGGCGGCCTGGGGCTAA
- a CDS encoding transketolase, with protein sequence MTHSPEQWRALATQLRADSIRCTTAAGSGHPTSSMSAADLMAVLLADHLHYDFNDPHNLRNDRLIFSKGHAAPLLYAMFKAAGAITDEELMSLRKFGSRLEGHPVPLLPYVDVATGSLGQGLPAAVGIAFSAKYLDKLPLKVWVLLGDSEMAEGSNYEALQIGSHYQLNNIIAILDMNRLGQRGPTMLQWHGEVYAERVRAFGWHAILVDGHDVEAIHRAYSEAESADRPTMIIAKTLKGAGVSFLADKEGWHGRALPAADAERALAELGNPKGDIRVQVQSHRPGEPAPLGEPKPFQPPQYEIGSLVATREAYGDALRALGVAKPQVVALDGEVGNSTFSEKFMKAYPERFFEVYIAEQQLVSAAVGLQVMKKVPFASTFAAFFTRAYDQIRMAAISRANINLVGSHAGVSIGEDGPSQMGLEDLAMMRAICGSTVLYPSCAVTAAHLTAQMATRAGINYMRTTREKTPVIYGPNESFPIGGCKVLRASANDVACVIGAGITLHEALKAYEILKAEGLSVRVIDLYSVKPIDATTLRQAAAECQNRIVVAEDHWPQGGLGDAVLDVFSAPDVSCPKMKRLAVTEMPGSGKPQELLDAAGISAPFIAEAVRSLMR encoded by the coding sequence ATGACCCATTCACCGGAGCAGTGGCGTGCTTTGGCAACCCAACTGCGCGCCGATAGCATTCGTTGTACTACGGCAGCAGGTTCTGGCCACCCAACCTCCTCGATGTCGGCAGCCGATCTTATGGCGGTGCTTCTAGCCGATCACCTCCACTACGATTTCAACGACCCGCACAATTTAAGAAACGACCGACTTATCTTCAGTAAGGGGCACGCTGCACCGCTACTCTATGCCATGTTCAAAGCGGCAGGCGCCATTACCGATGAGGAGCTGATGAGCCTGCGCAAGTTCGGAAGCCGACTGGAAGGGCATCCGGTTCCGCTTTTGCCCTATGTGGATGTCGCTACCGGATCGCTAGGGCAAGGCTTGCCAGCAGCTGTGGGCATAGCCTTTAGTGCCAAGTATCTTGATAAGCTGCCCTTGAAAGTGTGGGTGCTCTTAGGGGATAGCGAAATGGCAGAGGGCAGCAACTACGAGGCTCTCCAGATCGGAAGTCACTATCAACTAAATAATATTATCGCTATCCTTGATATGAATCGATTGGGACAGCGTGGCCCCACCATGCTACAGTGGCACGGCGAGGTGTATGCCGAGCGCGTGCGGGCGTTTGGTTGGCATGCCATTCTGGTAGATGGGCATGATGTAGAGGCCATTCATAGAGCCTACAGTGAGGCGGAGAGCGCCGATAGGCCCACAATGATCATTGCAAAAACCTTGAAGGGGGCAGGCGTCTCCTTTTTGGCTGATAAGGAGGGGTGGCACGGGAGAGCGCTACCCGCAGCCGATGCCGAAAGAGCGCTGGCTGAGCTCGGCAATCCAAAAGGGGATATTCGCGTTCAAGTACAGAGCCATCGACCTGGTGAGCCAGCCCCTTTAGGCGAGCCGAAACCCTTCCAACCCCCTCAATATGAGATAGGGAGCCTTGTGGCAACAAGGGAGGCCTATGGTGATGCACTGAGGGCGCTTGGGGTGGCCAAGCCTCAGGTAGTTGCTTTGGACGGCGAGGTGGGAAACTCTACTTTTTCCGAGAAGTTCATGAAAGCGTATCCTGAGCGTTTCTTTGAGGTGTATATCGCCGAGCAACAACTGGTTAGCGCCGCAGTGGGGCTGCAGGTCATGAAGAAAGTGCCTTTTGCCTCCACCTTTGCCGCCTTCTTCACGCGCGCCTACGATCAGATTCGGATGGCCGCCATATCGCGCGCCAATATCAACCTTGTGGGGTCTCACGCCGGTGTCTCCATCGGTGAAGATGGCCCCTCACAGATGGGCTTGGAAGATCTTGCCATGATGCGGGCTATCTGCGGCAGCACCGTGCTCTACCCGTCGTGTGCCGTAACGGCCGCGCACCTTACGGCCCAAATGGCCACACGGGCAGGCATTAATTACATGCGGACTACCCGTGAGAAGACACCGGTGATCTATGGTCCTAACGAAAGCTTTCCTATCGGTGGCTGTAAGGTGCTGCGCGCTTCCGCAAACGATGTGGCCTGCGTGATCGGGGCTGGGATTACCCTACATGAGGCGCTCAAGGCCTACGAGATTCTAAAAGCAGAAGGCCTTTCGGTGCGCGTTATTGACCTCTATTCCGTAAAACCGATTGATGCCACCACCCTCCGACAGGCCGCGGCCGAATGCCAGAACCGTATTGTCGTGGCCGAAGACCATTGGCCGCAGGGTGGTTTAGGGGATGCCGTGCTCGATGTATTCAGCGCCCCCGACGTGTCTTGCCCGAAAATGAAGCGGCTCGCCGTCACAGAAATGCCGGGCTCAGGGAAACCGCAGGAACTGCTTGATGCAGCCGGTATCAGCGCACCTTTCATTGCGGAGGCCGTACGCTCGTTGATGCGGTGA
- a CDS encoding biotin transporter BioY has product MYRETALSFPKQLSWTSLRSWKGSLLFTALTALGAHLAVHIPPTPVPITLQVFAVLLSGLILGERWGFVAQAQYVILGACGVPIFAFGNYGLSGPSAGYLLAFPIAAWLIGWLTQKRECSGLQQIAACGLGITMIYGFGCTWLALYMHMSAYQALIAGTAWFLPFDIAKAGLAVALSRLWRAAGD; this is encoded by the coding sequence ATGTACCGAGAGACCGCGCTGAGTTTTCCAAAACAGCTTTCCTGGACGAGCCTACGTTCTTGGAAAGGGTCGCTTCTGTTTACTGCGCTTACCGCTTTGGGAGCGCATCTTGCCGTGCATATCCCGCCAACCCCGGTGCCAATTACGCTACAGGTATTTGCGGTTCTGCTGTCTGGGCTTATTCTCGGTGAACGCTGGGGCTTTGTGGCTCAAGCGCAGTATGTAATCTTGGGAGCTTGTGGTGTACCGATCTTCGCATTCGGCAACTACGGATTAAGCGGGCCTTCTGCTGGCTACCTGTTGGCCTTCCCTATAGCTGCTTGGCTCATCGGCTGGCTCACTCAAAAGAGGGAGTGTAGCGGATTACAACAGATTGCTGCCTGTGGACTGGGCATAACCATGATCTATGGCTTTGGGTGTACCTGGCTAGCCCTCTATATGCACATGTCCGCCTACCAAGCGCTCATTGCTGGAACTGCTTGGTTTCTGCCCTTCGATATTGCAAAGGCAGGCCTTGCCGTGGCGTTAAGTCGCCTCTGGCGTGCTGCAGGCGACTAA
- the fliS gene encoding flagellar export chaperone FliS yields the protein MNAKGSDASQNLLLTTSGEKLKSSSTSHTSLKNRNHRYRKAQIETASPVQLVLLLYESAIRFCDQALEAMAQKNLSEQNTNLLKAEEIIGELIGALNQDAGGELAVNLRRIYLYMLEKLVLANLYDESEGVQQVRDMLRSLHDSWAEAAQRLLEQTTLEAGENLPETARLGDRHV from the coding sequence ATGAATGCCAAGGGGTCAGACGCATCGCAAAATCTGCTACTAACCACATCCGGCGAGAAGCTTAAAAGCAGTTCTACCTCGCACACGAGTTTAAAAAACCGCAACCATCGCTATAGAAAAGCGCAAATTGAGACGGCCAGTCCAGTGCAACTCGTTCTCCTGCTTTACGAGAGCGCTATCCGCTTTTGCGACCAGGCTCTTGAGGCCATGGCCCAGAAGAATCTCTCCGAGCAAAATACGAACCTCCTGAAAGCGGAAGAGATTATTGGGGAACTTATAGGAGCTCTAAACCAAGATGCAGGAGGTGAACTTGCGGTAAATCTGCGTCGCATCTATCTCTATATGCTCGAAAAGCTTGTTTTGGCCAACCTTTACGACGAGTCCGAGGGAGTACAGCAGGTTCGGGATATGCTGCGGAGTCTACACGATTCCTGGGCGGAGGCAGCCCAAAGGCTTCTTGAGCAGACCACGTTAGAGGCGGGAGAAAACCTTCCAGAAACAGCACGCCTGGGAGATCGCCATGTTTGA